The Virgibacillus phasianinus genome includes a window with the following:
- a CDS encoding GNAT family N-acetyltransferase: MIDIRRASAEHVAGISKVCSEGCIDTYKGIRSHENIIRNNQTFYNHDRICRELTETEGWDGYVVALENGVVVGAIGGGMTDLHKSEIYVLYLDPNRRGEGIGTQLLCYLTNIQIQKGSNEQWVSVQKGNDKGIPFYEARGFTKDSAKLAYSNVPGEDYVSLRMVREI, from the coding sequence ATGATTGATATTAGAAGAGCCTCTGCAGAGCATGTTGCAGGTATTTCCAAAGTTTGTTCAGAAGGTTGCATAGACACTTACAAAGGTATCAGAAGTCACGAAAATATAATAAGGAATAATCAAACATTTTATAATCATGATCGTATATGTCGTGAATTAACTGAAACAGAGGGATGGGACGGTTATGTTGTAGCGCTTGAGAACGGTGTGGTAGTTGGGGCAATTGGAGGTGGGATGACAGATCTTCACAAAAGTGAAATCTATGTTCTGTATTTGGATCCAAACCGCCGCGGGGAAGGTATTGGCACCCAACTTTTATGTTACTTGACAAATATTCAAATTCAAAAGGGTTCAAACGAACAATGGGTATCCGTACAAAAAGGAAATGATAAAGGAATTCCTTTTTATGAGGCTAGGGGCTTTACAAAGGATTCCGCGAAGTTGGCTTATTCCAACGTCCCCGGTGAAGATTATGTTTCCTTAAGAATGGTAAGAGAAATTTGA
- a CDS encoding NPCBM/NEW2 domain-containing protein: protein MRGSRVVTYDKGFRTHANFEIIYDLEGKGYTHFQ, encoded by the coding sequence ATCCGTGGATCTCGGGTGGTAACCTATGATAAAGGATTTAGAACACATGCAAACTTCGAGATTATATACGACTTAGAAGGCAAAGGTTATACACATTTTCAGTAG
- a CDS encoding DUF4317 domain-containing protein: protein MDKKDIATIRKQFKVDNDLLKIHEIFNVYIMKESSDIYHHQSLPFEMLEQEQKELFMDNFKKVLSGQLDEKLFELKFQRDVENNSQLILHQGLLSNDTEEWKSQMLHLVEKLLKDKQYEMDIVVTFIRGEYMKPMKRQSEDAEESKRDTVYSHPFILCSMNKTQDPKKELLFDYVEKEFKYNIVVDPIINLKAPISGFLFPSITDNAADVNHVLYSAGKKNELNYHFIEEVLNAEEIMTAAQDKLVFEEIVKNVAGDQTINTSKLSNVYDEIQRVVEESEEEDSPKLDYKDVEKVLTSSGIEDVNTEKVESAFKTVIDDENYSFKANNIVPKYTSKSIKIETKIANISISPQDLRHVRQVHFNGKRFLMMEVEENTVIEGFEMIPEALFEKAPEEGE, encoded by the coding sequence TTGGACAAAAAAGACATAGCAACTATCCGTAAACAATTCAAAGTGGATAATGATTTATTGAAAATACATGAAATTTTTAATGTGTACATCATGAAAGAATCTAGCGATATTTATCATCACCAGAGCTTACCATTTGAAATGCTGGAACAGGAACAAAAAGAGTTATTTATGGACAATTTTAAAAAAGTACTATCCGGCCAATTGGATGAAAAGTTATTTGAATTAAAGTTTCAGCGTGACGTAGAAAATAACAGTCAGCTCATTCTTCATCAAGGCCTGTTAAGTAACGATACAGAGGAATGGAAAAGTCAGATGCTTCACCTCGTAGAGAAATTGCTGAAGGATAAACAATATGAAATGGATATTGTCGTAACCTTTATTCGGGGAGAATATATGAAACCGATGAAACGTCAGAGTGAAGATGCGGAAGAAAGTAAGCGGGACACCGTATATTCCCATCCCTTTATTTTATGCAGTATGAACAAAACGCAGGATCCAAAAAAAGAATTACTGTTTGACTATGTTGAAAAGGAATTTAAGTATAATATTGTTGTGGATCCAATTATTAATCTAAAAGCACCCATATCGGGATTTCTGTTTCCTTCTATCACGGATAATGCTGCGGATGTCAACCATGTTCTTTATTCCGCTGGAAAGAAGAATGAATTGAATTATCATTTTATAGAAGAAGTTTTAAATGCAGAAGAAATCATGACAGCTGCACAGGATAAATTAGTTTTTGAAGAAATTGTAAAAAACGTAGCTGGTGATCAAACAATTAATACATCCAAACTCTCGAATGTATACGACGAAATTCAACGGGTCGTGGAAGAAAGCGAAGAGGAAGATTCACCAAAATTAGACTACAAAGATGTGGAAAAAGTTTTAACAAGCAGCGGAATAGAAGATGTCAATACGGAAAAGGTGGAGTCCGCATTTAAAACGGTGATTGATGATGAAAATTATTCGTTTAAAGCAAACAACATTGTACCGAAATATACATCAAAATCGATAAAAATAGAGACGAAAATAGCGAATATTTCCATTAGCCCACAAGACCTAAGACATGTACGTCAAGTCCATTTCAACGGGAAGCGTTTTTTAATGATGGAAGTGGAAGAGAACACGGTTATTGAAGGCTTTGAAATGATTCCGGAAGCTTTATTTGAAAAGGCACCAGAAGAAGGAGAATAA